A genome region from Haloactinospora alba includes the following:
- a CDS encoding MFS transporter, giving the protein MSTDHHPEEQKTTSGRKRSVLFRDRNFLSLWSGESISLLGSEISVVVLPSLAVLVFGEGAVGVGLLAALQWLPFVVLAPVLGGVTDRFRRRTLMQIANIARCVILGSVPLMALLDQLTVTHLYAAALLKGVFDVVFQLAYQAYLPHLLDREDLSDGNAKTQLSRSVAQVVGRSAGGGLISLVGPARALTANAVGYLASSIALLLVRKPEPEPQPSGHGLAAMLQDIRDGVTLTFGNRLLRYLTLMGTFGNMAVSLTLAMIIVFSYEDLGFTAAQVGLALGVGSASIVVGALFSQRINEKLGMGRTLILTHGMLAVAFGLLPAAMLGGTTFAFAVIVVSQCLSSLTTPIANVGIMTLIQKATPPEAMGRVGGVALPFVWGANAVGPLLGSAVAVVFANAMAFVLASLLALGSVGWVVLGAVYRLTDDVPEELRVKV; this is encoded by the coding sequence ATGAGCACGGATCACCATCCCGAAGAGCAGAAGACCACGAGCGGCAGGAAACGCTCCGTCCTCTTCCGCGACCGCAACTTCCTCTCCCTGTGGTCCGGAGAGTCGATCAGCCTGCTCGGCAGCGAGATCAGCGTCGTCGTACTCCCATCGCTGGCGGTGCTCGTCTTCGGGGAAGGGGCGGTGGGCGTCGGCCTCCTCGCCGCGCTGCAGTGGCTCCCCTTCGTGGTGCTGGCTCCGGTCCTCGGCGGTGTCACCGACCGGTTCCGGCGCAGGACGCTCATGCAGATCGCCAACATCGCGCGGTGCGTCATCCTGGGGTCGGTGCCGCTGATGGCGCTCCTGGACCAGCTCACGGTGACCCACCTGTACGCGGCGGCGCTGCTCAAGGGCGTCTTCGACGTCGTGTTCCAGCTGGCTTACCAGGCCTACCTCCCCCACCTGCTCGATCGGGAGGATCTCAGCGACGGCAACGCGAAGACACAGCTCAGCCGCTCGGTCGCCCAGGTGGTCGGCCGTTCGGCGGGTGGCGGCCTGATCAGCCTGGTCGGTCCCGCGCGGGCGCTGACCGCGAACGCCGTGGGCTACCTCGCCTCCAGCATCGCCCTGCTGCTGGTGCGCAAACCGGAACCCGAGCCCCAGCCCTCCGGGCACGGCCTCGCCGCCATGCTGCAGGACATCCGGGACGGCGTGACCCTGACCTTCGGGAACCGGCTGCTGCGGTACCTCACGCTGATGGGGACCTTCGGCAACATGGCGGTGTCGCTGACGCTGGCGATGATCATCGTCTTCTCCTATGAGGACCTGGGCTTCACTGCCGCGCAGGTCGGCCTCGCGTTGGGCGTCGGAAGCGCCTCCATCGTGGTCGGGGCGCTGTTCTCCCAACGGATCAACGAGAAGCTGGGGATGGGGCGCACCCTCATCCTCACCCACGGCATGCTCGCTGTCGCGTTCGGCCTGCTCCCCGCGGCCATGCTCGGCGGGACGACGTTCGCGTTCGCCGTCATCGTCGTGTCCCAGTGCCTCTCCTCCCTGACGACGCCGATCGCCAACGTCGGGATCATGACGCTCATCCAGAAGGCCACGCCTCCCGAGGCGATGGGGCGTGTCGGCGGGGTCGCGCTGCCGTTCGTGTGGGGGGCCAACGCCGTCGGCCCTCTTCTGGGAAGCGCGGTGGCGGTGGTCTTCGCGAACGCGATGGCGTTCGTCCTCGCCTCCCTGCTGGCGCTGGGATCCGTGGGATGGGTCGTGCTCGGCGCGGTGTACCGGCTCACGGACGACGTTCCGGAGGAGCTGCGGGTCAAGGTGTGA
- a CDS encoding cytochrome P450: MTESRQDSIHRLTNAFDFHDPAYTPDVAEVVNREMRERNPVAYSPAHGGMWIVSRYEDVQAVLRDHETFSSGAGVHFPRAKGMPMFSPIDYDPPEHSDIRRLMAPPVGKEAVRRLEPSFRELAAELVSPLAERGHGDVVAELARPFAIRTLGATIGLSEDAQREIRELTRNMWLLLSREDDSSGFWPQYRELLSSEIQKARASSEDSYLAWLARAEVDGEPISEELLYSIVVSYCVAGHDNTMNTLSRMLWHLARSPDTQRRLREEPELMPVAAEETLRRWSPTDRFTRVTTRDVTLRGVTIPAHSRVVLLFDAANRDPEVFPDPEEFRLDRGNSHKHLSLGHGIHRCLGAHVARLEFTCVLEELARHPVYRLVTEPRCVFENGRHTMFEEIRVSFADTAAAAPGGDA, translated from the coding sequence ATGACGGAATCCAGGCAGGATTCGATACATCGCCTCACGAACGCGTTCGACTTCCACGACCCCGCCTACACCCCGGACGTGGCGGAGGTCGTGAACCGCGAGATGCGGGAGCGGAACCCGGTCGCCTACTCTCCGGCGCACGGGGGCATGTGGATCGTGTCCCGCTACGAGGACGTGCAGGCCGTGCTGCGGGACCACGAGACCTTCAGCTCGGGTGCGGGCGTGCACTTCCCGCGCGCCAAGGGCATGCCGATGTTCTCCCCCATCGACTACGACCCGCCGGAGCACTCGGACATCCGGAGGCTCATGGCACCACCGGTGGGCAAGGAGGCGGTGCGCAGGCTGGAACCGTCGTTCCGGGAGCTCGCCGCCGAGCTCGTCTCCCCCCTCGCCGAGCGGGGCCACGGCGATGTCGTCGCGGAGCTGGCCCGCCCGTTCGCCATCCGCACCCTGGGGGCGACCATCGGGCTGTCGGAGGATGCCCAGCGGGAGATCCGGGAGCTGACTCGCAACATGTGGCTGCTGCTGTCCCGGGAGGACGACTCGAGCGGCTTCTGGCCCCAGTACCGCGAGCTGCTCTCCTCCGAGATCCAGAAGGCGCGCGCGTCCTCCGAGGACTCCTACCTGGCATGGCTGGCTCGGGCCGAGGTCGATGGGGAGCCGATATCCGAGGAGCTGCTCTACTCGATCGTCGTCTCCTACTGCGTGGCCGGACACGACAACACGATGAACACGCTCAGCCGGATGCTGTGGCACCTCGCGCGTTCCCCCGACACTCAGCGCCGTCTGCGCGAGGAGCCCGAACTGATGCCGGTGGCAGCCGAGGAGACCCTGCGCCGGTGGAGCCCCACGGACCGGTTCACCCGGGTCACGACCCGCGACGTGACGCTCCGCGGGGTCACCATCCCCGCCCACTCCCGGGTGGTGCTGCTGTTCGACGCGGCCAACCGCGACCCCGAGGTGTTCCCCGACCCGGAGGAGTTCCGGCTCGACCGGGGCAACTCCCACAAGCACCTGAGCCTCGGACACGGGATCCACCGCTGTCTCGGCGCCCATGTCGCCCGACTGGAGTTCACCTGTGTTCTGGAGGAGCTCGCGCGGCACCCGGTGTACCGCCTCGTCACCGAACCCCGGTGTGTCTTCGAGAACGGGCGGCACACGATGTTCGAAGAGATACGGGTGAGCTTCGCGGACACCGCGGCGGCGGCACCGGGAGGGGACGCATAG
- a CDS encoding non-ribosomal peptide synthetase: MAPARTAHDTSREEHPPQAGGPRPPLPRVVQGHARAIPDAPAVVHGEDELTYAELNQRANNLARRLRSHGVDRGDVVGLHMGRSLDWVVAMLAALKSGAVCMSLDPDAPAERNARAVATARVAVLVRGAAEEGEPGPSSVPTVRCDARAPVATGTDDPDLAVSPDDLAYALHTSGSSGQPKIVLAQHSWLSAGAAAGAEVNGTTSHDRGSWLGPAGAGIAIHEVCSLLWRGASVHVVDQEVLTSPPALRDWLLANRITQSFVVTPLGEMLQTLEWPAETPLRLMTLGGDKLNRWAPADLPFEITVSYGSLETFQIANALHPWEARCTPRTATPADRSAPPPVGRPLPGVRVHVLEDDLTPTLEGEIGELWIDTGGLSLGYLDAPALTADRFRPNPFGAAGSRLYRSGDAGRFRGDGVLEHHGRIDDVVKVRGHRVEVGEVEWTLGSHPGVAQVCVVAVRSEEDGATQLVACVVPEGDVSPGELRAYTAARLPEPMVPVAYVPMDRLPRNTSDKVDRLALPPDDWWRWRPTRRYREPRGDVEARVAALVAELLGLERVGADDSFVELGGDSLLAARLQARITESLGVRIAMRDMWEAESLGDLAGRVERRRSGEAEPEALPRIVPRKRS, encoded by the coding sequence ATGGCTCCCGCTCGAACCGCCCACGACACGTCCCGGGAGGAGCATCCGCCCCAGGCGGGAGGGCCCCGGCCTCCACTGCCGCGCGTGGTCCAGGGGCATGCCCGCGCCATCCCCGACGCACCGGCGGTCGTGCACGGCGAGGACGAGCTGACGTACGCGGAGCTCAACCAGCGGGCGAACAACCTGGCACGGAGGCTGCGGAGCCACGGGGTGGACCGGGGGGACGTGGTGGGGCTCCACATGGGACGCTCCCTCGACTGGGTGGTCGCCATGCTGGCGGCGCTCAAGTCCGGTGCCGTGTGCATGTCGCTCGACCCGGACGCGCCGGCGGAACGCAACGCCCGCGCCGTGGCGACCGCCCGCGTCGCCGTTCTCGTGCGCGGCGCGGCCGAGGAGGGGGAGCCGGGACCGTCGTCGGTGCCGACGGTCCGTTGCGACGCCCGCGCACCGGTGGCCACGGGAACCGACGACCCCGACCTCGCGGTGTCTCCCGACGATCTCGCCTACGCCCTGCACACCTCGGGGTCCTCGGGGCAGCCGAAGATCGTCCTCGCCCAGCACAGCTGGCTGAGCGCCGGTGCGGCAGCGGGAGCGGAGGTGAACGGCACCACGTCCCACGACCGGGGGTCGTGGCTCGGCCCCGCCGGCGCCGGTATCGCGATACACGAGGTGTGCAGCCTGTTGTGGCGCGGCGCCAGCGTCCACGTCGTCGACCAGGAGGTCCTCACCTCGCCACCGGCGCTACGGGACTGGCTGCTTGCCAACCGGATCACGCAGTCCTTCGTGGTCACCCCGCTCGGCGAGATGCTGCAGACCCTGGAGTGGCCGGCGGAGACACCACTGCGACTCATGACCCTCGGTGGGGACAAACTCAACCGCTGGGCGCCCGCAGACCTCCCGTTCGAGATCACCGTCTCCTACGGTTCCCTGGAGACGTTCCAGATCGCTAACGCGCTCCACCCGTGGGAGGCGCGGTGCACACCGCGCACCGCCACCCCTGCCGACCGTTCCGCGCCCCCTCCCGTGGGGCGCCCCCTTCCCGGGGTGCGGGTACACGTCCTGGAGGACGACCTCACCCCAACACTGGAGGGCGAGATCGGGGAGCTGTGGATCGATACCGGCGGCCTCTCCCTGGGGTACCTGGACGCCCCCGCGCTGACGGCCGACCGGTTCCGTCCCAACCCGTTCGGCGCGGCGGGAAGCAGACTGTACCGGTCGGGGGACGCGGGCCGTTTCCGGGGTGACGGGGTACTGGAGCACCACGGGCGCATCGACGATGTCGTCAAGGTGCGCGGCCACCGGGTCGAGGTCGGCGAAGTGGAGTGGACGCTCGGAAGCCACCCCGGTGTGGCGCAGGTGTGCGTTGTCGCGGTGCGCTCGGAGGAGGACGGCGCCACCCAGCTGGTGGCCTGCGTCGTCCCCGAGGGGGACGTGTCTCCCGGCGAGCTGCGCGCGTACACCGCCGCGCGTCTCCCGGAACCCATGGTCCCGGTTGCCTACGTGCCGATGGACCGGTTGCCGAGGAACACCTCGGACAAAGTGGACCGGCTGGCGCTTCCACCGGACGACTGGTGGAGATGGCGCCCGACCCGGCGGTACCGGGAGCCGCGAGGCGACGTGGAGGCACGTGTCGCGGCTCTGGTGGCCGAGCTGCTCGGGCTGGAACGCGTTGGCGCCGACGACAGCTTCGTCGAGCTCGGCGGTGACTCGCTGCTCGCTGCGCGCCTGCAGGCGCGCATCACGGAGAGCCTCGGCGTCCGGATCGCGATGCGCGACATGTGGGAAGCCGAGAGCCTGGGTGACCTCGCCGGCCGTGTGGAGCGGCGGCGCAGCGGGGAGGCGGAGCCGGAGGCCCTCCCCCGCATTGTGCCCAGGAAGCGTTCGTAG
- a CDS encoding acyl-CoA dehydrogenase → MDQSIDPLQTRIADALTTVLTRTGDLDAELAAIGVPGMGAPESVGGLGLGLSADTMVNLGLGRGLEPQASYRETALVLDLLAGSEVPRSRLAALLRGEQHAATVGVHTTADLRVDDSGRAWGESEHLPAGRFGLALIRAMEQHGNSGWYLVVPQESTCETESGTRLGLSTVRLRFTGAPAEALRLSEPHTRWALDAARVRQAALLLGVADRALELARTHVNQRRQFGKPLVELQTVAHELARLIGAADGWRLLLHQTAWRCDRGRAEAAEPSRLLAAASEHALACARTSLHLHGVRGMLAHSTPAAAFRVASVEATRLDTPANLWNAAGAARGDAADS, encoded by the coding sequence ATGGACCAGAGCATCGATCCGCTACAGACCCGGATCGCCGACGCGCTCACGACCGTACTGACCCGCACCGGGGACCTGGACGCCGAGCTGGCCGCGATCGGGGTGCCGGGTATGGGCGCCCCGGAGTCCGTGGGCGGGCTCGGCCTCGGACTCAGCGCCGACACCATGGTGAACCTCGGCCTGGGCCGCGGACTGGAGCCGCAGGCGTCGTACCGGGAGACCGCACTGGTGTTGGACCTCCTGGCGGGGAGTGAGGTGCCGCGCTCCCGGCTGGCCGCGCTGCTGCGCGGGGAGCAGCACGCCGCCACGGTCGGGGTCCACACCACAGCCGACCTGCGAGTGGACGACAGCGGACGGGCGTGGGGCGAGAGTGAGCACCTGCCCGCCGGCCGGTTCGGGCTGGCCCTGATCCGGGCGATGGAACAACACGGAAACAGCGGCTGGTACCTCGTCGTTCCGCAGGAGTCCACCTGCGAGACCGAGTCCGGAACGCGGCTGGGGCTGTCCACGGTGCGGCTCCGGTTCACCGGCGCACCAGCCGAGGCGCTGCGGCTGTCCGAGCCGCACACGCGTTGGGCCCTGGACGCCGCCCGGGTTCGGCAGGCCGCGCTGCTGCTCGGTGTCGCCGACCGCGCCCTGGAGTTGGCCCGCACCCATGTCAACCAGCGGCGCCAGTTCGGCAAGCCGCTGGTGGAGCTGCAAACCGTCGCGCACGAGCTCGCCCGCCTCATCGGCGCGGCGGACGGATGGCGGCTGCTGCTGCACCAGACCGCCTGGCGATGCGACCGCGGCCGCGCTGAAGCGGCCGAGCCCTCGCGACTGTTGGCGGCCGCGTCGGAGCACGCCCTCGCGTGTGCCCGGACGTCCCTCCACCTGCATGGTGTGCGGGGGATGCTGGCGCACTCCACCCCCGCGGCCGCGTTCCGTGTCGCGTCGGTCGAGGCCACTCGCCTGGACACTCCGGCGAACCTGTGGAACGCGGCCGGAGCGGCACGGGGAGACGCCGCGGACTCCTGA
- a CDS encoding methyltransferase, whose product MERPADPASAVAPTGAAPDVRPLLDITSGLWASQTLVAAESLELFTVLSRREGETPDGVAAALGIPERPAEMLLTACAALGLLEREGERFVPAPVAEHYLVRGRPYYIGDYIRMLRDYAYPGWMGITEAVRSDRPSRRIPEPDRGIFDTSNRPELFWEGMDQMSALTGNVFATEVGIGSSERLLDVGGGAAGFTIELCRRFPELRATVYDLPHVCQLATTRIRDAGMDDRITPCPGDFFADGELPGGHDLALLSMVLHDWAEEDGRAILAKCFRALPSGGRVAISELLVEDTKDGPLDAALMSMNMLVGTRGRNYTAAEYASWLRDAGFVSVRVVRFRAAGANGALLARKP is encoded by the coding sequence ATGGAGAGGCCCGCTGACCCCGCCTCCGCCGTCGCACCGACGGGTGCGGCGCCCGACGTTCGGCCCCTCCTCGACATCACGTCGGGACTGTGGGCTTCGCAGACCCTCGTCGCCGCGGAGAGCCTGGAGCTGTTCACCGTCCTGTCCCGCCGGGAAGGGGAGACCCCGGACGGCGTGGCCGCAGCGCTGGGTATACCCGAGCGTCCCGCCGAGATGCTCCTCACCGCCTGCGCCGCCCTGGGGCTGCTGGAGCGGGAGGGAGAGCGCTTCGTTCCGGCCCCGGTCGCGGAGCACTACCTGGTACGGGGGCGCCCGTACTACATCGGGGACTACATTCGCATGCTGCGGGACTATGCCTACCCCGGCTGGATGGGGATCACCGAGGCGGTGCGCAGCGACCGGCCGAGCCGGCGGATACCGGAGCCGGACAGGGGGATCTTCGATACGAGCAACCGCCCGGAGCTCTTCTGGGAGGGGATGGACCAGATGTCCGCCCTCACCGGGAACGTGTTCGCCACGGAGGTCGGGATCGGCTCCAGCGAACGGCTCCTGGACGTCGGCGGAGGCGCCGCAGGGTTCACCATCGAGCTGTGCCGCCGGTTCCCGGAGCTGCGGGCCACGGTCTACGACCTGCCGCACGTGTGCCAGCTCGCCACGACGCGTATCCGTGATGCGGGGATGGACGACCGGATCACACCGTGTCCGGGGGACTTCTTCGCCGACGGCGAGCTGCCGGGCGGACACGACCTGGCCCTGCTGTCGATGGTCCTCCACGACTGGGCTGAGGAGGACGGCCGCGCGATCCTCGCCAAGTGCTTCCGCGCGCTGCCCAGCGGTGGACGCGTCGCGATCAGCGAGCTCCTCGTCGAGGACACCAAGGACGGTCCGTTGGACGCGGCTCTGATGAGCATGAACATGCTGGTCGGAACACGGGGCCGCAACTACACCGCCGCGGAGTACGCCTCCTGGCTGCGGGACGCGGGTTTCGTGTCCGTGCGCGTGGTGCGGTTCCGGGCCGCTGGCGCGAACGGGGCCCTCCTGGCCCGGAAACCGTGA
- a CDS encoding thioesterase II family protein, with the protein MAPQKWFLREPSPDAEFRLLCFPYSGCGASMFRHWPAWLGPVELLAVQPPWRENRMAEPHFGTYERLAASFVADAGEYLDRPYGVFGHCGGALPAFETALWAAEHGPRPPDRCFVSSQVAPQDGPYGRFLGLAPAELRAELLDLLASMGAHEPSGDMVDLVMEVLQADLETNRRYRREQPARVPFPLTVLGWRDDAEIPPALTRGWAEWGDVGERLLEGTHHTFLRAPEALRNVLRSDLTGV; encoded by the coding sequence GTGGCACCCCAGAAGTGGTTCCTCCGGGAGCCGTCTCCCGACGCCGAGTTCCGGCTGCTGTGCTTCCCCTACTCGGGGTGCGGCGCCTCGATGTTCCGCCACTGGCCGGCCTGGCTCGGGCCGGTGGAGCTCCTGGCGGTGCAACCGCCGTGGCGGGAGAACAGGATGGCGGAGCCCCACTTCGGCACCTACGAGAGGCTCGCCGCCTCCTTCGTCGCTGATGCCGGGGAGTATCTGGACCGGCCCTACGGAGTGTTCGGGCACTGCGGCGGGGCCCTTCCCGCCTTCGAGACGGCGCTGTGGGCCGCGGAGCACGGACCGCGCCCGCCGGACCGGTGCTTCGTCTCCTCCCAGGTCGCTCCGCAGGACGGGCCGTACGGACGTTTCCTCGGCCTGGCGCCGGCGGAGCTGCGCGCGGAGCTGCTGGACCTGCTCGCGAGCATGGGAGCGCACGAGCCCTCCGGCGACATGGTCGATCTGGTCATGGAGGTGCTCCAGGCCGACCTGGAGACCAACCGGCGGTACCGCAGGGAGCAGCCCGCTCGGGTCCCGTTCCCGTTGACGGTCCTCGGGTGGCGCGACGACGCGGAGATCCCGCCCGCACTCACGCGGGGCTGGGCGGAATGGGGGGACGTCGGCGAGCGTCTGCTGGAGGGCACACACCATACGTTCCTGCGGGCGCCGGAGGCGCTGCGGAACGTGCTGCGGAGTGACCTCACCGGAGTGTGA
- a CDS encoding acyl-CoA dehydrogenase family protein has protein sequence MDFDTPESTTRFAREVRGILSDPHTRRLVRAVHERDDGMDGDARDLYRHLGRSGILAPSWPAEFGGRDADFTATVALLEEMVRHGIPQSLYYISVQIIGSLILQAGSEEQKRRLLPQLAGGELTACVLFTEPEHGSDLAGITTHAVPDDDGTGWTINGRKTYNLKSAYADVALCAVRTDERQSRYEGLTLFLLPLGDPGVSVRPLPSLSDEQFHDIGLSGVRAGPEAVVGGVGSGWPLITRMFAAERNGLDYYARARHWLELASERIDRDGRTPSETELGELARLRAKLEASRLLACRTLQSLHSGESDIAQASLAKWHCSETAQEIAWWVFETLGPQVLDPDADPGTLTLEAAYREAPGLTVSGGASEVLLDIVTGARLLDDVPREG, from the coding sequence ATGGACTTCGACACCCCCGAATCGACGACACGCTTCGCGCGCGAAGTGCGCGGGATCCTCTCCGATCCGCACACGCGCCGGCTCGTCCGCGCGGTCCACGAGAGGGACGACGGCATGGACGGCGATGCGCGCGACCTCTACCGCCATCTGGGCCGGTCCGGCATCCTCGCCCCGTCCTGGCCGGCCGAGTTCGGCGGACGGGACGCCGACTTCACCGCCACCGTGGCGCTTCTCGAGGAGATGGTGCGCCACGGCATACCGCAAAGTCTTTACTACATATCGGTGCAGATCATCGGCTCGCTGATCCTCCAGGCAGGGAGTGAGGAGCAGAAGCGCCGTCTCCTCCCCCAGCTGGCCGGGGGCGAGCTGACGGCGTGCGTCCTGTTCACCGAGCCCGAGCACGGATCGGACCTGGCCGGGATCACCACACACGCTGTCCCGGACGACGACGGGACGGGGTGGACCATCAACGGGCGCAAGACCTACAACCTCAAGAGCGCCTACGCGGACGTGGCCCTGTGCGCGGTGCGCACCGACGAGAGGCAGAGCCGCTACGAAGGGCTCACGCTCTTCCTCCTGCCGCTAGGGGATCCCGGTGTCTCCGTTCGGCCGCTTCCCAGCCTCTCCGACGAGCAGTTCCACGACATCGGCCTCTCGGGGGTACGGGCCGGACCGGAGGCGGTGGTCGGGGGTGTGGGATCCGGATGGCCGCTGATCACCCGGATGTTCGCCGCCGAGCGCAACGGGCTGGACTACTACGCGCGCGCCCGCCACTGGCTCGAGCTCGCCAGTGAACGTATCGACCGGGACGGCAGGACCCCCAGTGAGACCGAGCTGGGCGAACTCGCCCGGCTGCGGGCCAAGCTGGAGGCGAGCCGACTCCTGGCATGCCGCACACTGCAGAGCCTCCACTCCGGGGAGTCCGACATCGCCCAGGCCTCGCTGGCCAAGTGGCACTGCAGCGAAACAGCACAGGAGATCGCCTGGTGGGTGTTCGAGACGCTGGGCCCGCAGGTGCTGGACCCCGACGCGGACCCCGGCACACTCACGCTGGAGGCGGCCTATCGGGAAGCTCCCGGGCTGACGGTCTCGGGAGGCGCCTCCGAGGTTCTGCTCGACATCGTCACCGGCGCACGGCTGCTCGACGACGTACCGCGGGAAGGCTGA